Below is a genomic region from Pleuronectes platessa chromosome 2, fPlePla1.1, whole genome shotgun sequence.
cagcaataggtaatatttacacttaacagttcttcacatataagtaatgtgaaatgggccaaacagttacagatcttaattaaattgaatgtgctgatttggtcacatgagaaacacatgggACTGAAAatctggtcatatctcctttaacatgagaaataaacaaccacagtcacaacagtgtgattaatggcagagagtgaatgtgtcagtattatcgtcctatctgtccggtgttggacagcgacgtgcgtctcaccaggctctcggacactgctgccctctggctcaggtttgtgctctgagacaCTCGGACTCTGTGGCTGAAGaaactggagtttctgtttgagtggagacaacattgatatggtgaggaagtatagaagagaaggacggcgtggaaacaaaacaaaaaacattagaaagttcTCAAACAGCTGATAGATGGTAACAGAGGGTTTCCCTCCATTGATATTTCTTGAGTCTTGATGAGTGTTGACCTTCATCACTGACCTGTTGTGAGATGAAAGCCTGGACGTCCTCTTCCTCCGGCAGAAGGTCAGTCCAGTTGAGGCCTGATTCTTCCCACAGAGAAGCCACAGTACGATGGCCCTGTGGAGACGAGACCAGACAACGTCACAAACCTATGCTCTGAAATGTCTTTTCTATTACGTCTAATTTACAGCAGGGagaaatatttcattcataaaCTTACTTAATGAATTAGAAAATATTTGCTTCAAATCAAAAGATCAAATCAGCCTAGTTGATTTCAATgagatttttcattttactggtttataataattataacagaATCATTATAATAACACTGAaggaataatacaaaaaaatgctACAGTGAACTCCAGTGCAGTGCAAcagtaaaaatatttcaatatagaTTGTATACAAGTCAATAATctatgtgtatttaaattatatctACAGCTGAGTCACTGGTTATAATCCACCTGCTTCATAATGAGAACAGGTAACCGGAAAAAAGAGTGAAGAACAGACTGAAGTGTTTCTTACCATTTGTTTGCATAGTATGAGCAGTATTTCAGAGATCAAGATCCCAGCTCTTCCCACAGGAAGCAAAGGTTTGCTTAATTCACtgtgaacaaacagaacatgaaagaaatttaaataaatcttaaaaGTCTGAGCAGATCTTTACTTCAGACACAGCTTAGTTTAGAGCAGAGTTCATCACAgtcaacacatttgtggtctCGTACCTAAAGAGCTCTCTCATAGAGAAGCCCCCCTCCTTCAGCACAGGGCTGAGCAGCTCGGCCAGGTACAGCCAGATGTGGGGAACGTCGATGGCCATGTCGTCCGCTTGCTCCAGCGTGTCTGCAAACCTGGGAAAAGACACAAGGACGTTGTGGTTAGGAAAAAGAGCCGCTCCGAAAAACATAGTCAATATAAATTCAGTAAGTTAAGAAGCagaaaatgtttacatgttCCCCAAAGAAATAAATGAACGACAACATAGTCTTTTAGAAAACCAAAAACCACTGAAAATTGACCGTCATTCTCGCTTATTCTGGTATCGACatgttttgaaaaataattagcAGGAAGATAAATGGCTGGACAACATCAAATAAATCTTTtaatttcaccccagccaatgtagaaggaaaggctgtgtacatttgcaaatactatgcaaagacctatgttaagaatgacacaaagatgcagaagcatatagtcaagtgccaaaagtttcctcagggctcaaatcagcctatgacaaaacaaaatgtttatatttatgtctgtatatgacaaggtaaatacagttagtataaattagccacacaatgtccagtttattcccgtatattcccgtatattcctatgaaaagtttccagcttttaatattcccggaattttgcaaccctaagtaGAACTGAGCAGGGGAACTGACCCTTTGTAGAACTGGGGTTTGGGCAGGATTCCCTTCTGCGCCAGCTGGAAGAGGAGCTGGCCCAAGTGGTCCCGTGTGATCTGACTGCGCTCCAGAGTCGACTCCACCCCCACGCGTATGAAGATGTGAGACTGAGAGCCCAGATCAAGTTCCACCACACACTGGACAGCctcctgcaacaaaacaaagacgcaTGTTCAAGACTTATACTTTAATTCTTCCCTTTAAGAAGGTTTATTCtatgaaattgaaaagaaaaaaaatcagttatcaGTTGAGTGGATCTCAGCACCTTGAAATCTTTAAGGTGCAGGAACTCGTCGATGATGGACTTGCACTTCCTctcgatctcctcctcagaccgAGCAGGTTTCTCTCTCGTCTGAACAGGCTCAGGTTTCACTGTCgatgcaaataaacaaccagagtcacaacagtgtgattaatggcacAGAGGGAATGTGTCAGTGTTATTGTCTTGTCACTCCGGTGTTGGGCAGCAACgtgtgtctcaccaggctctcggaCTCTGCTACGCTCTGGCTCAGATTCGACCTCAGTGACTTTCGgtgcagagatcagcggcttgttgCTGCACTTTTTTTCTGTACGGCTACGACTGGTGGGGAAcggataaacaaagagtcaggaaggatgtcagtgtaaatgaacataaagctttctaaccaatttggaaactactacaaattattatcactgccataaacagagaggaaacaaaaccctaataacaaaactgatttattttttaagtcaatggaaactagttaatcagagttataaatatcctgatagcaggagagataaatatcaggatcgcagagacactctcctcatgtttcagagaaacctaacaccaacaggatctttcaaatcagacagtgttgtcatctcataccttccgtgAGTTGTCCCGGCGTCGATGTCTGGGTTCTGTGGAGGAGTGGTGgagggttgaggtgaggggtcGAACTGCAGCAcaattttgaaattgttttacattattaaactcattatacaaatcattatgtatattgttgaaTTGATTTACTCTGAGTTGAGGGCGTGAAATCGTGGGCGTGAGGAAGAAGCAGGAACAAATCGACACAAATGCCCCTGTTATGAGTCTTTTACcagtaataagtagaaaatctaagaaacttgtttaccaatatctgtatgaatcataaaatattacatatttctgATTATACAAGAGAAACTTAACaagtcctgactctgctttaggttccagctttaattcaaattcaaatttcaaatctctcagatcaaactatcattaaatcaaaattagttaagttatttaaatgtttaaagtctgtagccaattctccagattttacccggaggtcacgCCTGACAACGgcttaagtttccatggaacacaaCCAGTTaacacatggtaattgtttgtcattgtttttgtgattccatgtagagatatgagcaaatcaactatgagggacagaaagtaaatagcagcttcatgtctcctgtagcagtgcatttgtacaaacctcacagtagaaggtaagaaaaaggtaaaatCGTAAGATCTGTGTCGAAGCCTCGGAAAGctcgtctcaccttggagaTCTTTGGGATCTTGTTGGGGTCGATGGTCCTGCCATTCTTCCTCATGGGCACAGTGTTCCAGGTCTCCTCTCCCTGTACTTGCggatctctctgctccctctgctctctctgctctctctgctgtctctgctctctctgctgtctctgctgtctctgctctctctgctccctctgctccctctgctcccttggatctgtggagacacacccacacaaaaaaacaagaaacaaacagggaaatacaggtttaagattagttcacaggaaatacagtggagtcaaacggctgtgaaagtggcagacagagtgacatttctgaatgttttagtggcatgctgcgttacaagatgaaatattataggtcagctagcagatgggagggagctAGGGGGCtttctgtctgctgttgggcACAATGGCATCTCTGCAGGCTATAGGGACAGGAAGTCTACAGCCTGGCTTCCTAAGTCACTATAGCTATGCCAATGTAATTCTaaaccttaaagaggatttagactgcaggcctgacctggcCGTCTCCTGGTGTCCTTGAAGTacagttgctgctgcacttttctctgctcctcttcctcctcaagcTTTGCCTCCTTGTGGATCTGATCAATTGTCTTTGGACCCTGGTTGGCTCTTCTTGACACCcatttgtgctgaagaaaaacaaatgtacagaacaacaatgacttcaaacctgaatcagacagattctgtagtgttaaacagatgTCTTAgctcagtcaatcacagaggaatattctaatgactggggacacactgatgaattcattaaagatcaatagttATCACGTATTCCTCAGGTTTCAACCATTTTTCCCTGTTCGTTGTTTCTAtggaattttcttacatttcttcgccattatctatgtatctatctatatcagtccttctaaaaagcaTTAGAactccttaacaacagcagtgtagatattcattaaacagaataggACCAGAATATATAGTATCATGTTCCTGGTCATCAGAGAGATCgatgaaataaatctctctggtaaaatccatcttacGTTTAAGAATTTGATtcttggactctttacaattgtgcaaatgaaagaaaaatcacgaagacccactcaccaatctcaggtctatgGTGTCCTGCAACATGAACCTTGTCCGTGAAGacgtcttcccctctctgatgattttttccatctgcTTAAAATAGTGATCCAtccgaggctggtgagacacagagtgagagagacggttaatttgagacatgaaagtcatgttcagcatgtctccattcaatctaccagacagcaggttgcagatactATTATTTtcagagttgaccaattgtccagtttatcacttggaacagtcctgaccgcctgagatgaaaccggaacatttcatcaacagccgTAAAAGCCGTAAAGCTTCCGTGCTGAGGAAACgaccacaacctacttgtaagcagctgctgtgggattgtaaatcagaatcacctactaaatcacttatttgacatttccagaagaaaacatcttagtgggatgaaagcagagacatgaactgatctttgGCTGccctaatgtcaaaaacactgctgacaaaaagttctcatcacatcttcatccctgcaaacaatgcatttctcttaatatttgttttgaaagggaaaccagccgcatattatcctgTAGATTATATTCAAAGTTTTCAATCTGTAGCCACTCAGACCTTTCTATGACCGTAATAAaagaaatttaagatttatgtaaaatgtacaaccaccagctcaccttggccttcACTAAATCAAAGTCCTTGCCGATTGTGGTGAGCAGCCTGCAGAGACACTCCAGGGAATCTTCGTCGTGGTTCCCCAGCAGCTtcaccacgcagtcatgcatgatggCCTCCGTTAGCATCTTTAGCTTGAAGAGTTCACCAATGAACTTTATGTTGCTGATGGATCGCCGCCGGGCAATGTCCTTGgccacctgcagctctacctgaagtcggtcacgctccgtctaatgggaccaaggaaacaaacctcttgaacagagttgaaacagaaactaaaagacgtttcagtaaagatccggtgtcacacttaccgatgcagcagagtccagctccttctgcttcctctcaaacACCACATCATCCACCTTGTCTCTCTCAAATTCCTTCTGGCAGCGGCTTAGCAGCAGCTTTTGAAAGTTCACTGTGTTGTTGGGAGCGTCAGTGatgggcactttgagctgcacataaaaaaagtaagtggaatgaattcagtagagaacataagcattagaataaaataagtaatgaaCTAACCGTGAAAAAAGTTTTCAGGggtttaacatttctttttatatttcgcaaattaatattttcgtatctggattatttagattttaatgactgatatatttttaaggttatgttatcaaatgatggaagacagaaaatgtaatagtttctctagaactcttgttaatagtgtctataattaaggatatgcacgtttaataaattgtgttttaaaggattatttgtgactgattttcaaactccttaataaatagtgtCGTCTGGTGTACACTCTAgaggcatcaaaacaataaaacctcatcatcacactgtactgaattgtgttgcttttcacagcattattctgcatCAAGGCAGATctgaatatgaaccaattgatccatttgctgcataaacatttagcaaattGTTGACTGCATATTGAGACACAGTGTGCACACCCCTCCAATAGATGGTTTAAAGATTACACTTAATTCCTCCATCGTGtttttgcatctgatgaatgcggtacttctccaaatccaattcaaacaattacattgcaaacacaagactctctcGTTCCAAAGTCGACACACTTATCTGCTCAACTAAGCGACCAGCTTACCGTGGCGAGGCAGCGGCACATGTTCCCGTAGGCCACCGAGAAGCTGGGCTCGTCAATGGCCTTTTCAAACACCAGGTCGATGACTCCTTTGAGCCGCTCCTCAGTGTCGATGGTCAGGTCCCACACCTGCTTCACCAGCTGGCTGAACTTCTCCGGCGTCAGCTTGTTCAGGATGCTGCGGACCTtcttgaacaggtcctgagggagtaggtcataacaggtacttaaactctgaggtcatcGATCACAAACACCAATCTCTTAGCTTGGTAATcttacagatttaaaaaacatttttactggaatTTCCAATACTTTGATCACGTAGACTAACATTTATtatcagaaaattctgtatatgTCATTTCTATATATacccactgctttgtggatttcagattgtgtatatttggtcgtacctgtGTTTTGTTGGACTCTGGTTCCGCTGGGAGGCTTTCCCTCTTCATGCCTGGTTTCCAGGCATTCTCTGATTTCTTCAGCTGAACATCGTCGTGCAAAGACAGGCCCATGATGATCTTCCTGGGTGGTGGTCGCCGGGCCCCAAGGTTTTTAAGCTTAAcacaggaaaaaagggaaaaacagtattattaccatgactcaatatcttttaaagaaaaagacaggggGGAGCCAGAGAGAATGAAGACCAAGGTCGGAAGAATGggtagatacaaaaataaaagggtcgaaaataaataaaaaaagagagaaaggctaGGGTGATATGTGATCAATATTTAGCATGGCCCTTGAAGGAGATTCTAAATATTGAAACGGCCCTTGATAGAAAAAAAGGTTCCCCTACCCCTAAATGAGAGCAACCATCAACTataaacaggtcagtgtgtttctttcacCTGTGCAGCCCGCAGGGAAGGGAAAGGCATGGGTGCCATGGGCttcatgattggctgattagttGGGTAGATGGCTAGAGGAGTCTGTGAGACAGGCTGTTTGGAAGACGTGTTTGTTGGGATGGTGGGCCTAGCAGTTGTATCTGAGTCCTCTGGAAAAACTGTAGGTAagatgggagagaaacacagaagacattAAGAACGATCCCAGAGACAGCTGACTCATTTCTGCAGGCTGCCATGCTTTGATCTAAAGTACaaacaagttcagttttttAGACGACTATTCTTCTTATGTTTAAGTCAAAGTTCAGATGGACatctattaaataacattatatacaATTCCAAAAAGTTTTAcgaataaccagggaataattacctgatgatgtgtctgtcacgtctcagtagcaatctgttgggtttctgatatatcacctagcccttgatctttagtggacaaagtcaaaagccaaagtttagcaaatagtacagggagctaggcacaaaaaccatatcaataattatcgtaatataattctcatcaataattgaataactaaagacattcccttatatctttgtcttctgacactgggaaaagatatggttatgatgatgatggtggaagaagagaagcaggagggaacttacagttgggtaaattaccagatgatgcgtctgtcgtgaCTGTAGCAAACTTGTGGGTTGTGAGTAGATGTCCagcaatgagggagagaaggaatgatGTCAAATAAACGTCAAAGGAATAACAGAGCACATTATAGAACAGAGAGCATcactctggagagaaaaaatatctgcctataaacttacaaaaaaaaaatgaattgtgtcatttatcatgataattccTGATATATCACCTAGCCATTGATCTTTAGTGGGCAAAGTCAAAAGCCAAAGTTGGCAAATAGTACAGGGAGCTAGATacaaaaatgatatcaataattaacgtaatataattctcatcaataactgaataactaaagacattcccttatatctttgtcttctgacactgggaaaagatacggttttgatgatgatggtggaagaagagaagcaggagggaacttacagttgggtaaattaccagatgatgcgtctgtcgtgaCTCTGTAACAAACTTGTGGTTTGTGAGTAGATGTCCagcaatgagggagagaaggaatgactacaaataaacatcaaagGAATAACATagcacattataggacaaagaaaaatcttcctttaagccgaggcgcatcttggacaaagaaaaatctgcctttaagccgaggcgcatcttggacaagctgcagttcactgggtggccactAGTGGCGGGCTCCAAGAAGGGGTCAATTCCCATGTTAATGAAAAGAAACTCACTGTAAAATAATgttatgtgttgtgtatgttccaTCTGGTTCTTATAGTTTATTCTGTGATCAGCAGGTGGAAGCCCCACAGATTTTCAaacagaaccgatgtactgggctctgggtttgtaccctcatggttaaatgcacatattgtaagacGGTTTGGATAAATGtattgaaagaaataaaacattgtacaaatagataaaatgtctttctacctcatctgtaatattcaaggtgataatctcccacagagctgttgataacagtccacatcaagtctctccacttctctctgaaGACATAATTATACACTTAATATTAGAACGGTTTACAACACCGGTGTGTGCagattataatcttatctaaaCTGTAACCGTAAAGAGGGGGATGAGTGTGGCGGTGacaggtcacatgtcaaaatcacgactgtttgctgtcctggctcctaaatggtggaatgagctccccatcgacatccggacaccagaaagttcacacatctgatctgccgcaaactaaaaacttacctcttccgactataccttgaataaaaatttgaaactaacaatttagcaGCACTTAAattgcacttacttatagcactttgtagttttgctttatttttgaagaaattgtactttcttgattcttgttgttctaggtttgtaccctcagggttgaatgcacttattgtaagtctgtTTGGATaatagcgtcagctaaatgtaatgtaatgtaatcttgtGGAAATGCAACGCTGCGACCATGAGGAGCAGTCTGCAGTTATCCAGCAAAGGTAAGgatcatataaacatataaaagtgATATCAAAGTGAAATATCGCAGTGTTCAGAGTTGACAAACTCGTTCTCTGGTTGAGACTCACTTTCTTCTCTGTgccctttccttccttctcctccccggcTTCGTCATCGGCCTTCTGCTCTCCGTTCTCTGTGGGCCCTGCATCGCCTGCCGCCGCCTTGCTGTCACCCTCCTTAGTCTCGGCCTCCTTGGTTGAAGATGCCaccggctcctcctccatggCTTCGGGCTCTGAGGGGGAGACAAGGATGAGCtgccctctttttttaaacttaaattataGTTAATAGTGAACAGAGGAccctttaagtattttttgTATCCACTGGTAGATGTTCAGCATCTCCTTTAGTTGTGACAAAACTAGATAATTAAAGACGTCATCCCATTGTTTTCACCGCTGTCAAATTACAACAACTGCAAAGGGGGAGCAGCACACTAAGTGGAAAGAAGCAgattgggtcagagaagaaccaattacatttggagcagatctgaattggggggggggggggggggcagattatCTTTTAATTGAACCCTAACAATGGAAAGAACAGATTTATGATAATTTTCTTTATGGTCTGTATCTGTATAGTCGTTTTCTAGTTTTGATGacctctcaaagtgctttagtaCTGTTCTTGCCATTCAACAATTCACACATCAACATGCAGCACTTTCAAGATGAGAAGGTGCAAATTTGGGGATTTAGCACCTGGCCCAAGGACACTAAGGCATgcaaatggggaagactgggattgtaCTGGTAACCTTCTGGtcagaggacgaccgctctagcCCGAGATATTCATCTGTTGACAGTCTTAGTGTTTTCTCAGGGGATAACTCGTGGAAGTTGATGAAAGGAGAGCTCTGGAGCTCAGGTGATGCTCGACCCCGGGGGCCTCACCTTTCtctgctgcagggggggggcCTTCTCCTGGGTCGGAGGCGCTGCTGTTAGGCGTATCGGCATCACGCACACGGGATGAATCTGCATGGAGgagaacaatcaatcaatcaatcaaattttatttgtatagcccatattcacaaattacaattcgtctcatagggctttaacagggtgtgacatcctctgtccttaaccctcagcaagagtaaggaaaaactactaaaaacccttttaacagggtaaaaatatgtagaaacctcagagagagccacatgtgaaggatccctctcccaggacggacagaagtgcaatagatgccacgtgctggaaaacatcatcaagattaaagttttcaagattaaagactaaagtctctagcagcatttgatgagggtagacatcccgaaggacaacccca
It encodes:
- the LOC128446511 gene encoding eukaryotic translation initiation factor 4 gamma 3-like, yielding MEEEPVASSTKEAETKEGDSKAAAGDAGPTENGEQKADDEAGEEKEGKGTEKKVSLNQRTIFPEDSDTTARPTIPTNTSSKQPVSQTPLAIYPTNQPIMKPMAPMPFPSLRAAQLKNLGARRPPPRKIIMGLSLHDDVQLKKSENAWKPGMKRESLPAEPESNKTQDLFKKVRSILNKLTPEKFSQLVKQVWDLTIDTEERLKGVIDLVFEKAIDEPSFSVAYGNMCRCLATLKVPITDAPNNTVNFQKLLLSRCQKEFERDKVDDVVFERKQKELDSAASVSTERDRLQVELQVAKDIARRRSISNIKFIGELFKLKMLTEAIMHDCVVKLLGNHDEDSLECLCRLLTTIGKDFDLVKAKPRMDHYFKQMEKIIREGKTSSRTRFMLQDTIDLRLHKWVSRRANQGPKTIDQIHKEAKLEEEEEQRKVQQQLYFKDTRRRPGQQREQREQRDPQVQGEETWNTVPMRKNGRTIDPNKIPKISKFDPSPQPSTTPPQNPDIDAGTTHGSRSRTEKKCSNKPLISAPKVTEVESEPERSRVREPVKPEPVQTREKPARSEEEIERKCKSIIDEFLHLKDFKEAVQCVVELDLGSQSHIFIRVGVESTLERSQITRDHLGQLLFQLAQKGILPKPQFYKGFADTLEQADDMAIDVPHIWLYLAELLSPVLKEGGFSMRELFSELSKPLLPVGRAGILISEILLILCKQMGHRTVASLWEESGLNWTDLLPEEEDVQAFISQQKLQFLQPQSPSVSEHKPEPEGSSVREALNSLAESETELETAAVEPSLMPPASLQPQASSPAYREASSETLPADTTPQQNPKFDAGTTLGSRTGRKRRKNRKRSAKPLSSAPSQPDLYTRGSSSKELLERPTPEEPPRDSEPEGAVPRRPNVSEDESEPEGSKDAPNRQANPPEAANSSERLSAKEPASSHFSSVEELKPSLVPPQTLNTDKPLLDAPGTLAALSGAAPLALNSLAESETELETAAVEPSLMPPPSLQPQASSPAYKEAASETLPADPTPQQNPDIEARTTLGSRTGRKRRKNRKRSAKPLSSAPSQPDLYTRGSSSKELLERPTPEELPRDSEPEGAVPRRPNVSEHKSEPEGSSVSSPAYREAASETLPADTTPQQDPNFEAECVKENLAESHLSSSPYLRALMTAVCKAAVKDNTNCRVHTALIQKRLPVLLQYRNSESERQLHALQELQSLIVALDHPPNLLKIFFECMYDEDAFCKSGTRKDPANQLDKGVALTTVTAFFTWLREAEEESEDN